A portion of the Blastochloris tepida genome contains these proteins:
- a CDS encoding lytic murein transglycosylase, whose product MIRRGCGAVLAALLAGFLLIGVSAPAGAADPAFRRWLQELWPEAQKLGVSRATFDAAVAGLEPDLSLPDLVIPGRPDKPPRGQAEFVQTPEQYLREKTLANLASEGRQLFAKHRDTLNRIERRYGVPGPVVVAIWGRETAFGSYKLPHDALTVLATQGFYGKRKDFFRNEFLHALKMLQDGVPRADMRASWGGALGMTQFLPSEFYRHAVDFDGDGRADIWRSVPDALASAAQQLAHKGWQAGHHWAYEVKVPKGTDCTIADPDHLRPLKDWLAAGYVPAARKPLPADLNEPASLLMPAGLFGPAFLILKNYYVIKDYNFSDLYVLFVGNVSDRIAGGGPFATPWGKVVQLRTADLEEMQRRLAALGLYRDKIDGKAGMRTRLALGAYQKVEGLTLDCWPGANVLDHLRAASQAQ is encoded by the coding sequence GTGTCTCCGCGCCCGCCGGCGCGGCCGATCCGGCCTTCCGGCGCTGGCTGCAGGAGCTGTGGCCGGAGGCGCAGAAGCTCGGCGTGTCGCGCGCGACCTTCGATGCCGCGGTCGCCGGCCTCGAGCCCGATCTGTCGCTGCCCGATCTGGTGATCCCCGGCCGGCCGGACAAGCCGCCGCGCGGCCAGGCCGAATTCGTGCAGACGCCCGAGCAGTATCTGCGGGAAAAGACGCTGGCGAACCTTGCGTCAGAGGGCCGCCAGCTCTTCGCGAAGCATCGCGACACGCTCAATCGCATCGAGCGGCGCTATGGCGTGCCGGGGCCGGTGGTCGTGGCGATCTGGGGCCGCGAGACCGCGTTCGGCAGCTACAAGCTGCCGCACGATGCGTTGACCGTGCTGGCGACGCAGGGCTTCTACGGCAAGCGCAAGGACTTCTTCCGCAACGAATTTCTGCATGCGCTGAAGATGCTGCAGGACGGCGTGCCGCGTGCCGACATGCGTGCCTCGTGGGGCGGCGCGCTCGGCATGACGCAGTTCCTGCCCTCGGAATTCTATCGGCATGCGGTCGATTTCGACGGCGACGGCCGGGCCGACATCTGGCGCTCGGTGCCGGATGCGCTGGCCTCGGCGGCGCAGCAGCTTGCGCACAAGGGCTGGCAGGCCGGCCACCACTGGGCCTATGAGGTGAAGGTGCCCAAGGGCACCGATTGCACCATCGCCGATCCCGATCATCTGCGGCCGCTGAAGGACTGGCTCGCGGCCGGCTATGTGCCGGCGGCGAGGAAGCCCCTCCCCGCCGATCTCAACGAGCCCGCCTCGCTCCTGATGCCGGCCGGCCTGTTCGGCCCAGCCTTCCTGATCCTCAAGAACTATTACGTCATCAAGGACTATAATTTCTCCGACCTCTACGTGCTGTTCGTCGGCAACGTCTCCGACCGCATCGCCGGGGGCGGACCGTTCGCCACGCCTTGGGGCAAGGTGGTGCAGCTTCGCACCGCCGATCTGGAGGAGATGCAGCGCCGCCTTGCCGCGCTCGGGCTCTACCGCGACAAGATCGACGGCAAGGCGGGCATGCGCACGCGCCTCGCGCTCGGCGCCTATCAGAAGGTCGAGGGCCTCAC